The Candidatus Hydrogenedentota bacterium genome segment CGAGGCAATCGGGAAGATGGCTCCCGATTCCGATACAGGCGGAGACGCCGGTTGGGGCGGTGGCGCAGCGCGCGCCGGGCCAGGTGGCGAGAATGGCGCTGGAGACGCCGGTCACGTCCTCGGGGCCGGCGATGGCGAGGAGAAATGAGGGGGCTTCCCTTCGCGCGGCGGCCCGCCCGGCAAGCTGCCGCGTGATGGCGCGGCCGAGCTGCCTGGGGTCGAGCGGTTTCGCCAGGTAATCGTCCATGCCGGCGGCGATGCAGCGGTCCCGGTCTCCCTGCATGGCGTTGGCGGTCATGGCGATGATGGGCACGCGCTCGCCGTGCGGAAGTTCCCGGATTCGGGCGGTGGCCTCCAGCCCGTCCATGACGGGCATCTGAACATCCATGAAGATCAGATCGTAGGCGCGTTCCCGGACACACTCCACCGCCTGCTGGCCGTCGCTGGCGATCTCCACGTCCAGCCCCAGCCGTTTCAGCATGCCCGTGGCGACTTTCTGGTTGACGATGTTGTCCTCGGCGAGCAGCACGCGCGCGTGGTTTGTGGAAGCCGCGGATGGGTTGGGATTGTGGCGCGGGATTGTGGACGGGGGTGTATCCGGCTTCACCGGGCCCTGGTCGAGCAGGCCGGCAATGGCGTCGAACAGACGTGAGGGCGTCAGGTAGGCTTCCAGGAAGGCGTTGATACCCAATTTTCCGAGGCGGGCGCGGTCAAGCGGGTTCGCCTGCGACCCGAGAGCCAGGACGGGCGGGCTGCTTTCGGGATCTCGCTCGCGGAAGGCTTGCAGGGCGGCAATCGCCCGATCGCCGCCACCGGGGTGAAGCAGTATCAGGTCCGGCGCCGAACCGGGGTGGGCGCTCCAGTCGGGCACGGCGGGATCGAGCGCGATGGCGGTGACACCCCAGCTCCGCAGGGCGTCGACGCAGAGCGCGCGTGTGACCGGGTCTTCGCAGATCACGCAGGCGCGCGCCGGCGCCATCATGCGCGGCGGGGGGCATTCGCCCGCGACGCCAAACAGCATGGAGAACCGGGCTGTGGAGCCCTCCCCCGGTACGCTGTCCACGCGAATCTCGCCCCCCATCAATTCCACGAGACTTCGTGTGATGGCGAGGCCGAGCCCGGTTCCGCCGTATTTCCGGGTGGTGGAGGCGTCGGCCTGGGTGAAGGTTTCGAAGATGGCTTCGAGCTTGTCCTGGGGGATGCCGACACCGGTATCCTCCACTTCGAACTCGAAGCGGACGGATTCGGAGTCCGGCGATCCGGCGGCGCGTGCGCGGATGGTGATGCGGCCTTCCCGGGTGAACTTGACGGCATTGCCGACCACGTTGTTGAGGACCTGGCGGACGCGCCCCGCATCTCCGACTACCTGCCTTGGCGCGGCGGCGTCGAAGTGGGAGAGCACCTCGACGCCCTTGCTGGCGGCGGTGACGGAGAGGAGTTCGCCGACGCCGTGGACGATGGCTTCCAGGTCGAAGGGGCGCGCGTCGAGGTCGAGCTTTCCCGCCTCGATCTTGGAGAAGTCGAGGATGTCGTTGACGATATCGACCAGTGCGGCGGTGGAGTAGCGGACGAGGCCGACGCGCTCGCGCTGCTCTTCGGTGAGGGGGCTGTCGGCGAGCAATTCCATCATCCCGGAGATGCCGTTGAGGGGCGTACGCAGTTCGTGGCTCATGGTGGCCAGGAACTCGCCCTTTGCGCGGGACGCGGCCTCGGCCTCCTCCTTCGCAGCTTCCAGTGCGCTGGTGCGCTCCTGAACGCGCGCTTCGAGGAGGTTGTTCGCCTCGCGCAGGGCGCGGTCCTGCCGCTGTATCTGGTCCAGCATCTCATTGAACTGGGCGGCCAGATCGCCGAGTTCGTCTCCCGTGCGGATCTCGGCGCGGAGCGAGTAATCCTGGCGCTTTGAGATGGTGCGCGCGGTGTCCGCGAGGCGCTGGACGGGCTCGGAGATAAAGCGCTGTAACCGGACGGAAAGGAGGAGTGAAAACAGGCCGATGCCGAGGAAGATGGCGGCGCCGGCGGCCAGATTGCGGCGGGTTCGGGCATGGAGCTGGCGCATATCCGACACCAGCACAATGGTTCCAATCCGGGCTCCGGCGGCGATGATGGGTTCCGCCACGCCAAGGTTTGCGCCGGCGTCGAAGGGGCCGTAGCTGCCGGGCGGGCGGCGGAACAGGGCGGCCTCCGCTTCGTCCCGCAGGTAGGTGGCGAATAGATCGCCTTGCGCGTCGTAGATGGCGGCGCCGATGATGTTGGGGTGAACGCGGAGCGCGCGCAGGCTTTCCGCGGCGTCATCGGGGCTGTCGAACTCGATGGCGGCGGCGGTGTTGAAGGCGAGAAAGCGCGCGTCGGAGGCGAGCTCGTCTACGATTTCATGCCGGTAATCGATCCGGCTGTACGTGTAGCCAATGGCGGCCGCGAGCAGGAGGGACGCGGCGGTGGTCGCCATGGCGATCAGCACGAGTTTGGCCTTGATGTCGAGGTGGAAGGCGCGTTTGAGCGATTCCGGGCGGCGCAATGTCATCGGCCGACGCGCCATTAGCGGAACACCTTGACGGCGAGCCTCAGCAGCCGCGCGCTCAGGTTCAGCGAGGCCCGATTGGCGCTCTTGAGATTGACTTCGAACTTTACTTTGGCGTCCTGGCGGACGAAGTTGATCATGCCGCCGCGCTCGGCGAAGCCTTCCTGTTCTCCGACGGTGAGGGCGCGGGAATCGCGGAGGGCCTCGATGGCGTCGGCGGCGCCGGCGTCCATGGCGAGCGCGGTATAGACGACGTGGCAATCGTGAAGATCCGCCGGGTCGTCCGATGAGACGAGTACGGCGGGGCGCCCGTGGAGTTCCAGGCCCCGGAGGAGTTCTCCGAGGACATCGCCAAAGGGGTTTTCTCCGAGAATGCCGAATTTGAAGGGCGCTTCGGGATCGGGGAAGGCGTCTTCCGGCCAGTCGATGTATTTCGGGAAGTTGACGAGGTACCCGGCCTTGATCTCGTATTCCTGGAAGCCGCCGGTTTCACCGCCGGCCACGGCGGTTGGCGCAAGTGCGCACCAGGCGGCGCAGGCGATAGCGGCGAAAAGCGCGGCGGCGCGCGCGGGATTTCGGATCAGAAGCGCCATGTCACCTTTCCGTAGACACCGCGCTGCGCTTGTGTCGGGGCTGTATTAACAAAGGAGGAGTCATATTCGAGGCGGCGGGATTCCAGCAGGTCGTGCCCCACAATCTCAATCTCGAAGGAGTCCGACGGGCTCCACGTCAGCCCGGCGTCCAGGCTTACGTATTCGTCGATGTCGAGCGCGGGCAGGCGGTCCACGTAGCGGAGCGCGAGATTGATCTGGAAGGATTCGCCGAGATTCATCCAACTTTCGACGCGGGCCTGGTGTCGCGGCTCGCTTTTCTCCATCGGCGCGGAGACGAAATCGATGCTTTCGGGGTTGATGTCGAGGTCCATATGGAGATAGGAATAGGTTGCGCGCAGGCGCCACCAGGACGTCGCCTGCCAGGCCACGTCGATTTCCGCGCCATAGGCGGTGGCGTCCATGTTGTTGCGGCCGATGGCCGGAATGGCGATGTGGAGCGGGCGCGGGCCGGCGGCCAGGTAGGGGAATCCGATTTCGGTGGTTCGGAGGTTCTGGTATCGGTTGTGAAAGAGGGCCAGGTCGAGCGTGAGAGCCTGTGTCAGCGCGGCGCGGTAGCCGGCCTCGATGGCGAGGAGTTCCTCGGAATCGAAGCCCGAGTCGCCCTCAAAGGTGAGGATAAGCCCTGGGATTGCGAAACCGGCGACGTTTGTGGAGTCATCGGTCACCGAGGGCGTTCGCACGGCGCGGGATATGGCGGCCCAAAGGGTATGCGTATTGTTTGGCGTCCAGGCGATGCGCGCGCTGGGCTGAATCTCTAGGCCGGTAAAGTCGTTGTATTCAAACTTGGAACCGAGCGTCAGGATCAGCCGTTCGTCGAAGAATGCGATCCGGTCCTGTATAAACGCGCTGTAGAGGCTCCGTGACTGCACGGGCGGGTCGTAGAACACAAGTTGCGAGCCGCGGGTGCGGTCCTTGTAGAACCGGGCGCCGCCGCCCCACAGGATTTCGTGACGCCCTCGCGCGGGCAGGAGGTACTGGATCTGAAGATCGAGCGTTTCGCGGTCTTCGTCCAGCAGAAAGTTGTTGGTGTCCGCCCGATCATAGTAGGCCTGGAGTTGTAGCTTTCCGCCGCTTTCCGCGGTGCGCGCCCAGCGCCCGAGCAGGCTGCCGCCGGAATAGAGGGAGTCCTCGACCCGCGTATCCGAAATGGGGAGTGGAATGAGGGGGACATCGTAGGCCTGGGTCGTTTCGGCTCCGTACAACTCGCCAATGACGGTGAGTTGCGATTCGCCCCAGTCCCAATCCCATCGGGCGCCGCCGCGCGCGTATTCCGCGTCATCGGCCGCGATGCGCCCCGGGACCGGCGCGCGGTTGTCCTGCCCGAGATAGCGCAGGTAGAGGCGGTAGTGGCCGTGTTCGCCGGCCTTGCCGCCGTATCGCATGAAACCGAAGCCGGGGTATTCCGTACCGGCGCCGGCGCTGATAAGGCCCCCCTGGGTGTTGGCGGCGTTGCGCGTGATGATGTTGATGACGCCGTTCACGGCGTTGGCCCCCCAGAGGGAACCGCCGGGGCCGCGAATAACCTCAATGCGCTCGATATCTTCGAGCGGAATGTCCTGCGCTTCCCATACGACGCCCGAGAAGAGTGGGGTGTAGATGCTGCGCCCATCCACGAGGACGAGGAGCTTTGTGGCGTAGCGGCCTCCGAAGCCGCGGATGGAGATGGATCGGACGCTGGCGTCCAGGCTGGCGACGTGTACGCCGGGGACGGTGCGCAGCAGCTCGGGAAGCGTTAGCGCGGGGGAGTTTCGGATATCGTCTCTGGTGATGACGTGGATGGCGGCGGCGGCGGCGGAGCGGCGCTCGGTTTGCTTGGAGACGGTGGATATTTCGAGGTCGGCGAGGTCTTCCAGGCTCATCTCGGCGAGCCGCGAGATGGGGCGGGAGGAATCGACGGTTGCGGCGCCCGGGGCGAGCGCGAGCCCCAGACAACCGAGCAGGAGCAGCGCGCGCGGGCCGCGCCCCGGGCGGGGCGTTCTTGCAAGTATGATGCTGCTCACCGTCAGATGCATGGCGGAGGACTCACCTCAGGTGTCGGAGCGGCGCCCAATCCCGCAGCGTCCGAAATAGCCGTATACCCGGAAGGGTACTGCATGGGCGGCCGAATTGCAATGGGGGGAAAGGGCAATCGCGTTTAAACTTCCAACTCGAGCCGAGCGCCATATGTACCACCTTCAATGTTAAGAAGGGCGCTTGTTGGAGCGCTGGCATTTCGTCTGCGGCGAATCCCTGACCTTGGCGGCAGAGATGCCGGCGCTCCAGACCGCTCACTTTCGTTGATTCAAGGCTCCATATCGACTCAATTTTACGCCCATATACCGAGAGCGTATAAATGTGATTGCCCTGCAATGGGGGGATAGGGCGGTGCTGCGCGCTCAGAATCGCCACGTCAGTTTTCCATATACGCCGCGCTGGACCTGGGTGGGTACGGTGTTGATGAACGTGGCGTCGAATTCGGTATGTCTTGCGTCGAGCAAGTCGTGCCCCACGATGGCGAGTTCGAAATCCTGGTGTGGCCTCCAGGCGAGCCGGATGTCGAGCGTGATGTATTCCTCGACAGCGAGGGCGGGCAAGCCGCTCGCGTAGCGGAGGGCGGCGTCGAGATCGACGTTGTGTCCGAGGTTCATGTAGCTCGCCAGGTAGGCCTGGTGGCGCGGGTAGCTGCCGGATACCGATCCGGAGACTGGGTCCAGCGTCCGGGCGTTCAGGTCGTGGCTTATCCGGAGGAGGGAATAGTGGGCCCGCAGGCGCCACCAGCCGGCGGGCCGCCAGTCGGCGGCGAGCTCGACGCCGTAGGTCTCGGCGTCGTGGTTATTCCGCGCGTGGAATGGGATGGCGATGTGAATCGGGAGGGGGTAGACCTCGACAAAGGGCAGCCCGAGTTCGAGGGAGCGGAGGTTTTCGTAGCGGTTGTAGAAGACCGCGAGATCCAACTGGAGCTTTTCGGCGGGCCGCACGCGGTAACCGGCTTCGAAGGCCAGGAGATTTTCCGAATCGTAGTCGCGATTGCCATAGAGCGCGGCGGTGACGCCGGGAAACTCCAGCGCCTGCACGCGGGCGGCTTCCTCGGCGAGCGAGGGGGTGCGCACGGCGCGCGAAACGGCGGCCCAGAGGGTGTGGCGGTCGTTGGGGGTCCAGGCGAGGCGCGCGCTGGGCTGAATTTCGAGGCCGGTGAAGTCATTGTGCTCGAATTTTGCGCCGAGGGTGAGCGTGAGGGCGTCGCCGGCGAGCGCGATGCGATCCTGAATGAAGGCGCTGAACAGGCGCTTTCGCTGATCGGCGGGAGAGAAGGAAGTGGTAAGCGATCCGCCCGTGCGATCATCGTAGTAGCGGAAGCCGCCGCCGAACATGAACTCGTGGCGTCCCAGCGCGGCCATGCGATACTGGATCTCCAGGTCGAGGGTGTCGCGGGTCTCGTCCAGCTCGAATCCTGTGGAATGCCAGTGATCGTAGTAGGCCTGGACCCGGAGCTCGGCTCCCCCGCTGTAGGCGCGCGTCCAGCGCCCGAGAACGTCCGCGCCGGTCACCCGGGTGTCGTCGTCGCGGAATTGGGGCAGGGGAACGCGCCGGGAGGTGACTTCGAAGGTCTGGCCCGTGATGGAGCGGTTGAGATTGGCGATGAGGGTGAAGCGGTCGTCGTCCCATGCCCAGTCCCAGCGCCCGCCGCCGCGCGCGTTCAAGGCGTCGTCGGCAGCGCGATCGCCGCGCTCGAAAACGGCGTCATCGCGATCCAGGAGGCGGAGATAGAGGCGGTAGTGGCCGTGTTCGCCGGCGGCGGCCCCGTAGCGGAAGGCGCCGAAGCCGCGGTACTCCGTGCCGGCGCCCAGGCTGAGCAGTCCGCCCTGGGTGTCCGAGGCGGGTTTGGTGACGATATTGATGACGCCGTTGACCGCGTTGGCCCCCCACAGTGCGCTTCCGGGACCGCGGATGACCTCAATGCGATCGATATTCTCCAGCATCAGGTCGTAGGATTCCCATTCGGTACCGGAGAACAGGGGGTTGTATATGCTGCGCCCGTCGATCAGAACGAGCAGCGCGTTGGCGTAGCGCCCGCTGAAGCCGCGGGCAGAGACCGAGCGTTTGTTGGCGTCGAGGCTGGCGACGTGCAAGCCCGGGACTGAGCGCAGGAGGTCGGGGAGCGTCACGGCGGTGGAGCGCCGGATATCTTCTTGCGTAATGACGAAGATGGCGGCGGCCGCGCCGGTGCGCGGCTCGGCGCGCTTTGAGACGGAGGAGATCTCTAGATCCGCCAGTTCTTCGAGGCTCATCTCGGCGAGCCTGGAGACGCCGCGGGGGGGCGTTTCGGGCGCGCCGGCGCCGGCGGAGGAAGCGCAGGCCAGCGCACACGCGATCAGCGCCGGCATCCACCGGCGGAGGCAACGTCTCCACTGCGCCATGATGACGACCTTTCCGGGAAGCGAAATCGCTCTTGTTCGCACTCTGCGGGCGCCAGCGTGACGCCTGATGGAGCAGGCGGACCGTGATCGCGCCGGGCGTCTGGAAACACCTGCCATGGGAAGGGTACTTCAATCGCGCGGCCTATGCAAAACGGGCCGCGATCACGCGGATAGGCGGCGTGAAATAAGAACTTGTTCATATGAATACATTTTCATATATAATTCGGGGCGTGGCCTGAACCGCGCCAGCTCGCGGATAAACACAGGGCAGCCTTGGGCGAAAACAAAGGGATAATCACCACGAAGTGCACTGGGCAGCCTCTGGCCGCAACCCAAGGAATTGATCACCACGAAGGCACGAAGAGAAAGAGAGACGAAGCATTGACCGCAGAGAACGCAGAGAGCACATAGGGTGATTTTTTTACGCAGATGGTGTGGGTGGGTGGTTGAGTGACGGCGCGTTTTTTTAACCACGAATGAACACCAATGCACACGAATACATTGGGAGCAGCCGCGGGCGGCGCTCAAGAATTGTGCCCACGGATTGCACTGATGACACGGATAGAAAATGAATTCGGTCGTTGAGGCGTGCCGGCGGCTGCGTGCGATTTTCGACGCAGCCTGTTCGGATTGTTCAGCATCGGAATTGTAGCGGGGTTGATCGGGTGGCGGGCTGCTTCTTCTCGTTTGGTTCGAGTTTCGCTTCAATCCGTGTCATCGGTGTAATCCGTGGTCAATAGAAGAATACCGGCCACGATATTCATGGGACGGCCCGGAAATTCTCCTTGGAGTTTCCAATTCGTAAACGCATTTACAGCAAATTGTCAAGGAGATATTGCGCGCAAGAACTTGGAGAAAGAACAAGAAAATGACGGATAGAGGTACGAAGGAAGAAAGTTGGAGAAGGATTGCTATTCACGCGAAGGCGCGAAGGAGATGATCGAGGGCGCGATGCGCGGTCACGGCGTGCGGGGGATTGGATTTGGAGCCACAAAGAGCGCAAAGAGCACAGAGAAATGCAATGATGACGATGGCGATCAACGAGAATCTTCGTCCCGATGGGCCAGCGCGGTTTTTTTAAGCATTTTGATACGAATATTCAGGGACGCGTTCTTCCCGCGAACCATGGGTAGTAGACCTGAAAAGCCAGAGGACCGAATGTTATGAGAACAACCTTGAAGGTAAAACGTGGGGCGGCACGGGGGGATCGGGGTTTTACCTTGATCGAGCTGCTGGTGGTTATAGCGATCATCGGTATCCTTGCGGCGATTCTGCTGCCGGCGCTTGCGCGGGCGCGGGAGGCGGCGCGGCGGGCGAGCTGCGCGAACAACCTGAAGCAGATGGGCCTGGTGTTCAAGATGTACGCGAGCGAATCGCGCGGGGAGAAGTTCCCGGCGATGGCGGACGGTTTTTCCTACGAGGCGCGGGATCTGAACCCGCTCGACCCCGCCGTTCCACCGGACTACAGCAATTACCGCGCGCCGGTGAACGGCGAGTGTTTTTACAACAACCCGTTCGAGCCGACGCCCGGCGCGGGGGGGCAGGGGGCGGTGGCGTTTACGATGGATTCACCGGCGGTGTACCCGGATTATCTCACGGATCCCGCGACGCTGCTGTGCCCATCGGATTCGAATCTGACCTCGGCGGCGGACGGGACCAGCGGCCTCTGGTACAACCAGGAGGTACTCGCGGCCACCGGGGAGGCGCAGTGGGATCCGTGCGCGTTTACACCCGAGTCGTACATCTACATGGCCTGGGTATTTACGGACGATCCTGGGCGGGACTATCTGGCTCCGGGCGCGAATCCCAATGACAGCAGCGTCAACGCGGCCAATATTGTGGGGAATTTTGTGAGTCTGGACTTTATCACGGCGTTCACGACGCAGACCGTGACGGTGGCCCTGGGATTTGGGGACTACGACACGGATATTTCCGGCGGTTCGGTGCGCGTCCCGCGCGTGCGCGAGGGGGTGGAGCGCTTTTTGATCACGGACATCAACAATGCCGGGGCAAGCGTCCGCGCGCAGAGCCAGGTCGCGGTGATGTATGACTTCACGAGCACGGTCCCCTCGGACTTCAATCACATTCCGGGCGGATCGAATGTGCTGTATATGGACGGGCACGTGGCCTTCGTGAAATACCCGGGACCGTTCCCGCTGTCGAGGGTATACACGACCTTCGTGTCACTTTTCTAATGACATCCGCCGGTTCGCGGCGGACCAACCCCGTGGAGTGGATGCCGATGTTATCCGGTACGGACACCGAAACAGGCGCGCTGGACGCGCTCGATCTCAAGGTTGCGCTGATCCAGGGGGGGGTACAGTATCCGGAGCGCGTCTACGAAGCGGTGGCTGGCCGCGCGCGGCTGGCTCCGCCCTCGAACCCGTTTGCGTGCAATTGCCTGATCCTGCCGGGGGAAGTTGCGGTTCATCTGAACGCGAACCCCTCGTCCCGGTATGCGCTTGACGTGGATGACTCGGGCGATCCGGCGCTGTACCGGGACGGGGCGCGGGTGTGCGCGATCCGGTTTCCGCGCGCGTCGGCGTATTACGAACAGGCGACGTCCTCGGGGATCCCTTATGGCGGGCTCGCCGTATTGGAAGGCGAGGGGCTGCTCGCGTTTTTCTATATGTGGGCGTGCGAGTACGTGAAGACGGGCGAGACGTGCAATTTCTGTTTCCAGGTGCGCGCGGAGCAGATGGGCATCACGTTGCCGTCGGCGACGCCGGACGATGTTGCGGAGATCATCGGCTGGTCGGTGGAACACGCCGGGGTGAAGGAAGTACAGCTGACGGCGGGGAGCCGCTTTGCAACGGAGAAGGAGTGCGCGCAATACGCGGCGGTATTGCGCGCGGTGGACGAAAAAGTGGGGCTGGACCGGATCGCTTCGGAGATCTACTGCTACATGACGGCGCCA includes the following:
- a CDS encoding response regulator; this translates as MTLRRPESLKRAFHLDIKAKLVLIAMATTAASLLLAAAIGYTYSRIDYRHEIVDELASDARFLAFNTAAAIEFDSPDDAAESLRALRVHPNIIGAAIYDAQGDLFATYLRDEAEAALFRRPPGSYGPFDAGANLGVAEPIIAAGARIGTIVLVSDMRQLHARTRRNLAAGAAIFLGIGLFSLLLSVRLQRFISEPVQRLADTARTISKRQDYSLRAEIRTGDELGDLAAQFNEMLDQIQRQDRALREANNLLEARVQERTSALEAAKEEAEAASRAKGEFLATMSHELRTPLNGISGMMELLADSPLTEEQRERVGLVRYSTAALVDIVNDILDFSKIEAGKLDLDARPFDLEAIVHGVGELLSVTAASKGVEVLSHFDAAAPRQVVGDAGRVRQVLNNVVGNAVKFTREGRITIRARAAGSPDSESVRFEFEVEDTGVGIPQDKLEAIFETFTQADASTTRKYGGTGLGLAITRSLVELMGGEIRVDSVPGEGSTARFSMLFGVAGECPPPRMMAPARACVICEDPVTRALCVDALRSWGVTAIALDPAVPDWSAHPGSAPDLILLHPGGGDRAIAALQAFRERDPESSPPVLALGSQANPLDRARLGKLGINAFLEAYLTPSRLFDAIAGLLDQGPVKPDTPPSTIPRHNPNPSAASTNHARVLLAEDNIVNQKVATGMLKRLGLDVEIASDGQQAVECVRERAYDLIFMDVQMPVMDGLEATARIRELPHGERVPIIAMTANAMQGDRDRCIAAGMDDYLAKPLDPRQLGRAITRQLAGRAAARREAPSFLLAIAGPEDVTGVSSAILATWPGARCATAPTGVSACIGIGSHLPDCLVLAPDLPDMDLDSLLRGLNAEERYRAVKVVLWNPECADLPAGARDLPAASNPDALSVLVAALWDGAAPPPG
- a CDS encoding YfiR family protein is translated as MALLIRNPARAAALFAAIACAAWCALAPTAVAGGETGGFQEYEIKAGYLVNFPKYIDWPEDAFPDPEAPFKFGILGENPFGDVLGELLRGLELHGRPAVLVSSDDPADLHDCHVVYTALAMDAGAADAIEALRDSRALTVGEQEGFAERGGMINFVRQDAKVKFEVNLKSANRASLNLSARLLRLAVKVFR
- a CDS encoding TonB-dependent receptor; this translates as MHLTVSSIILARTPRPGRGPRALLLLGCLGLALAPGAATVDSSRPISRLAEMSLEDLADLEISTVSKQTERRSAAAAAIHVITRDDIRNSPALTLPELLRTVPGVHVASLDASVRSISIRGFGGRYATKLLVLVDGRSIYTPLFSGVVWEAQDIPLEDIERIEVIRGPGGSLWGANAVNGVINIITRNAANTQGGLISAGAGTEYPGFGFMRYGGKAGEHGHYRLYLRYLGQDNRAPVPGRIAADDAEYARGGARWDWDWGESQLTVIGELYGAETTQAYDVPLIPLPISDTRVEDSLYSGGSLLGRWARTAESGGKLQLQAYYDRADTNNFLLDEDRETLDLQIQYLLPARGRHEILWGGGARFYKDRTRGSQLVFYDPPVQSRSLYSAFIQDRIAFFDERLILTLGSKFEYNDFTGLEIQPSARIAWTPNNTHTLWAAISRAVRTPSVTDDSTNVAGFAIPGLILTFEGDSGFDSEELLAIEAGYRAALTQALTLDLALFHNRYQNLRTTEIGFPYLAAGPRPLHIAIPAIGRNNMDATAYGAEIDVAWQATSWWRLRATYSYLHMDLDINPESIDFVSAPMEKSEPRHQARVESWMNLGESFQINLALRYVDRLPALDIDEYVSLDAGLTWSPSDSFEIEIVGHDLLESRRLEYDSSFVNTAPTQAQRGVYGKVTWRF
- a CDS encoding TonB-dependent receptor, whose product is MAQWRRCLRRWMPALIACALACASSAGAGAPETPPRGVSRLAEMSLEELADLEISSVSKRAEPRTGAAAAIFVITQEDIRRSTAVTLPDLLRSVPGLHVASLDANKRSVSARGFSGRYANALLVLIDGRSIYNPLFSGTEWESYDLMLENIDRIEVIRGPGSALWGANAVNGVINIVTKPASDTQGGLLSLGAGTEYRGFGAFRYGAAAGEHGHYRLYLRLLDRDDAVFERGDRAADDALNARGGGRWDWAWDDDRFTLIANLNRSITGQTFEVTSRRVPLPQFRDDDTRVTGADVLGRWTRAYSGGAELRVQAYYDHWHSTGFELDETRDTLDLEIQYRMAALGRHEFMFGGGFRYYDDRTGGSLTTSFSPADQRKRLFSAFIQDRIALAGDALTLTLGAKFEHNDFTGLEIQPSARLAWTPNDRHTLWAAVSRAVRTPSLAEEAARVQALEFPGVTAALYGNRDYDSENLLAFEAGYRVRPAEKLQLDLAVFYNRYENLRSLELGLPFVEVYPLPIHIAIPFHARNNHDAETYGVELAADWRPAGWWRLRAHYSLLRISHDLNARTLDPVSGSVSGSYPRHQAYLASYMNLGHNVDLDAALRYASGLPALAVEEYITLDIRLAWRPHQDFELAIVGHDLLDARHTEFDATFINTVPTQVQRGVYGKLTWRF
- a CDS encoding DUF1559 domain-containing protein, producing the protein MRTTLKVKRGAARGDRGFTLIELLVVIAIIGILAAILLPALARAREAARRASCANNLKQMGLVFKMYASESRGEKFPAMADGFSYEARDLNPLDPAVPPDYSNYRAPVNGECFYNNPFEPTPGAGGQGAVAFTMDSPAVYPDYLTDPATLLCPSDSNLTSAADGTSGLWYNQEVLAATGEAQWDPCAFTPESYIYMAWVFTDDPGRDYLAPGANPNDSSVNAANIVGNFVSLDFITAFTTQTVTVALGFGDYDTDISGGSVRVPRVREGVERFLITDINNAGASVRAQSQVAVMYDFTSTVPSDFNHIPGGSNVLYMDGHVAFVKYPGPFPLSRVYTTFVSLF
- a CDS encoding radical SAM protein; the protein is MLSGTDTETGALDALDLKVALIQGGVQYPERVYEAVAGRARLAPPSNPFACNCLILPGEVAVHLNANPSSRYALDVDDSGDPALYRDGARVCAIRFPRASAYYEQATSSGIPYGGLAVLEGEGLLAFFYMWACEYVKTGETCNFCFQVRAEQMGITLPSATPDDVAEIIGWSVEHAGVKEVQLTAGSRFATEKECAQYAAVLRAVDEKVGLDRIASEIYCYMTAPKDPEWTDRVFAAGADRVAHDLHVWDPELHARIAPGHARAVGREAQLRSLEYIAGKHGPNKAFSAFVAGLEPLESMLEGAEYLARRGIVPAFSVWMPPAGTAGADREPPGADYYRAARREFARLYRAYGLVPPGIPSGSHVSMCRDIHRNMEAILAEA